From a single Macrobrachium rosenbergii isolate ZJJX-2024 chromosome 9, ASM4041242v1, whole genome shotgun sequence genomic region:
- the LOC136841878 gene encoding uncharacterized protein isoform X2, whose translation MTRLSSSQSSEDSFFNGEWIRKATVWEECFELCNNLGCYLIWYQLDLRSKAPLEEAHVRRALSLLYRKCPALSLCFGSHSGERWVRRATNPEIDFKVLRNQNIEDVRKFLHSYKYNTETGPLFCARLLLNPTDLRLEEDDQDPKMTHISYMCFGLAHCFADGTSNTQIMGFFISLLNDIIASRPISNDPLGVFVSDDQTAKLVSEKKQLLETNPSLRQKIAKEIEKYKTVQPLLITAFPAPAEERESASLVKTLNRDITRRFSQKCKEESISFNTGLSAIVNVALIDLLLENGTVKDSYEIQCFHLVNLRRYWEVQLPKALGLHIGYVLPIYKETPKDAGGHLFWEYARSLHQEILHELDSGKVLLWQAYENPSSKNLPYTAEYLLGDKSYVGDFLTSNMGDVTSKVTEGGDHVQISNVLRSSAGHLSEFPLELECHTFRGRLSMIFSYNKAAVSAQLTENLCNRIVCRIEEFC comes from the exons ATGACTCGGCTTTCGTCATCACAAAG TTCAGAGGATAGTTTCTTCAACGGCGAATGGATCAGAAAGGCCACCGTTTGGGAAGAGTGCTTCGAGTTGTGTAACAACCTGGGGTGCTACCTCATCTGGTATCAGCTGGATCTCAGGAGCAAAGCTCCGCTTGAAGAAGCTCATGTGAGAAGGGCCCTGTCTCTTCTGTACAG AAAATGCCCAGCCTTGAGCCTGTGTTTCGGCAGCCACTCCGGTGAACGGTGGGTCAGAAGAGCAACTAACCCTGAGATAGACTTTAAG GTCCTTCGGAATCAGAATATAGAAGATGTAAGGAAATTCCTCCATAGTTACAAATACAACACAGAGACTGGCCCATTGTTCTGTGCCAGACTACTTCTCAACCCAACTGACTTGAGGTTAGAGGAGGACGATCAGGATCCTAAAATGACCCACATCTCTTATATGTGTTTTGGGTTAGCCCACTGCTTTGCTGATGGGACCTCGAACACCCAAATAATGGGGTTTTTTATCTCTTTGCTTAATGACATCATTGCCAGCAGACCTATAAGCAACGATCCTCTCGGTGTCTTTGTGTCTGATGACCAGACAGCCAAGCTGGTGAGTGAGAAGAAGCAGCTGCTTGAGACGAATCCATCACTCAGGCAAAAGATTGCCAAAGAGATTGAGAAGTACAAGACTGTCCAGCCTCTTTTAATCACGGCTTTCCCAGCTCCGGCTGAGGAGAGAGAATCTGCAAGTTTGGTCAAGACATTAAATCGTGACATAACAAGGAGGTTCTCTCAGAAATGCAAAGAGGAAAGCATTTCTTTCAATACCGGATTATCCGCCATTGTTAATGTGGCCCTGATTGATCTTCTGCTCGAGAATGGCACTGTCAAAGACTCCTATGAAATACAGTGCTTTCATTTGGTCAACCTCCGCCGGTATTGGGAGGTTCAATTGCCAAAAGCCCTGGGGTTGCATATAGGATATGTATTACCCATATACAAAGAGACTCCTAAAGATGCCGGTGGTCATCTTTTCTGGGAATACGCGAGGTCGCTCCACCAGGAGATTCTTCATGAGCTTGATTCAGGAAAGGTGTTGCTATGGCAGGCTTATGAAAATCCATCCTCGAAGAACCTTCCTTACACAGCTGAGTACCTACTGGGGGACAAAAGCTATGTAGGTGACTTTCTAACTTCCAACATGGGTGACGTGACTTCCAAGGTCACGGAGGGAGGGGACCACGTTCAGATCTCTAACGTTCTCAGGTCATCTGCTGGCCACCTATCAGAGTTCCCACTGGAACTTGAATGCCATACATTCCGGGGCAGGTTGTCAATGATATTTAGTTACAACAAAGCTGCAGTTAGTGCACAACTCACTGAGAATCTTTGCAATCGAATAGTATGCAGAATTGAGGAATTTTGTTAA
- the LOC136841878 gene encoding uncharacterized protein isoform X1: protein MTRLSSSQSSEDSFFNGEWIRKATVWEECFELCNNLGCYLIWYQLDLRSKAPLEEAHVRRALSLLYRKCPALSLCFGSHSGERWVRRATNPEIDFKVWALYSLRIYCVLRNQNIEDVRKFLHSYKYNTETGPLFCARLLLNPTDLRLEEDDQDPKMTHISYMCFGLAHCFADGTSNTQIMGFFISLLNDIIASRPISNDPLGVFVSDDQTAKLVSEKKQLLETNPSLRQKIAKEIEKYKTVQPLLITAFPAPAEERESASLVKTLNRDITRRFSQKCKEESISFNTGLSAIVNVALIDLLLENGTVKDSYEIQCFHLVNLRRYWEVQLPKALGLHIGYVLPIYKETPKDAGGHLFWEYARSLHQEILHELDSGKVLLWQAYENPSSKNLPYTAEYLLGDKSYVGDFLTSNMGDVTSKVTEGGDHVQISNVLRSSAGHLSEFPLELECHTFRGRLSMIFSYNKAAVSAQLTENLCNRIVCRIEEFC, encoded by the exons ATGACTCGGCTTTCGTCATCACAAAG TTCAGAGGATAGTTTCTTCAACGGCGAATGGATCAGAAAGGCCACCGTTTGGGAAGAGTGCTTCGAGTTGTGTAACAACCTGGGGTGCTACCTCATCTGGTATCAGCTGGATCTCAGGAGCAAAGCTCCGCTTGAAGAAGCTCATGTGAGAAGGGCCCTGTCTCTTCTGTACAG AAAATGCCCAGCCTTGAGCCTGTGTTTCGGCAGCCACTCCGGTGAACGGTGGGTCAGAAGAGCAACTAACCCTGAGATAGACTTTAAGGTTTGGGCATTATATTCTCTCCGGATATACTGC GTCCTTCGGAATCAGAATATAGAAGATGTAAGGAAATTCCTCCATAGTTACAAATACAACACAGAGACTGGCCCATTGTTCTGTGCCAGACTACTTCTCAACCCAACTGACTTGAGGTTAGAGGAGGACGATCAGGATCCTAAAATGACCCACATCTCTTATATGTGTTTTGGGTTAGCCCACTGCTTTGCTGATGGGACCTCGAACACCCAAATAATGGGGTTTTTTATCTCTTTGCTTAATGACATCATTGCCAGCAGACCTATAAGCAACGATCCTCTCGGTGTCTTTGTGTCTGATGACCAGACAGCCAAGCTGGTGAGTGAGAAGAAGCAGCTGCTTGAGACGAATCCATCACTCAGGCAAAAGATTGCCAAAGAGATTGAGAAGTACAAGACTGTCCAGCCTCTTTTAATCACGGCTTTCCCAGCTCCGGCTGAGGAGAGAGAATCTGCAAGTTTGGTCAAGACATTAAATCGTGACATAACAAGGAGGTTCTCTCAGAAATGCAAAGAGGAAAGCATTTCTTTCAATACCGGATTATCCGCCATTGTTAATGTGGCCCTGATTGATCTTCTGCTCGAGAATGGCACTGTCAAAGACTCCTATGAAATACAGTGCTTTCATTTGGTCAACCTCCGCCGGTATTGGGAGGTTCAATTGCCAAAAGCCCTGGGGTTGCATATAGGATATGTATTACCCATATACAAAGAGACTCCTAAAGATGCCGGTGGTCATCTTTTCTGGGAATACGCGAGGTCGCTCCACCAGGAGATTCTTCATGAGCTTGATTCAGGAAAGGTGTTGCTATGGCAGGCTTATGAAAATCCATCCTCGAAGAACCTTCCTTACACAGCTGAGTACCTACTGGGGGACAAAAGCTATGTAGGTGACTTTCTAACTTCCAACATGGGTGACGTGACTTCCAAGGTCACGGAGGGAGGGGACCACGTTCAGATCTCTAACGTTCTCAGGTCATCTGCTGGCCACCTATCAGAGTTCCCACTGGAACTTGAATGCCATACATTCCGGGGCAGGTTGTCAATGATATTTAGTTACAACAAAGCTGCAGTTAGTGCACAACTCACTGAGAATCTTTGCAATCGAATAGTATGCAGAATTGAGGAATTTTGTTAA